DNA from Acidobacteriota bacterium:
CGATACCGGCTCCACTCCGCTTGAGGGACTTACACCCCGCCGGATACTGACGTGGTTCAAGGGCGTATTCTGGCTCTGGCTCGAATGAGATGCTGGTAGGAGGATAAGCTCCGTGAATTATTGGAAGTCGCTAGGAAAATTCTTATGGAAAACGCTTGCTGGAATGCTGGTTATCCTTGGCGTATTTCAATGGGGAGTAAAACTTAAAGTAGCAACGTGGGTGATTCCTGATTGGATAATCCTTGTAATCCTTGCCTTTACTTTGGCAGTGGTGGGTTTCACCGCGTACTTCGTTGCTCATAGTCCCAAAGTCGGAACTGTCAAGAAACCTAAGGAACCCGAGATAAGCCTCAACGAAGATGAATGTTTTGTAATCGTTGCATTATCACTTAATAAGGATCGGAATATTATGAGGGATAGTCTGCGGAAACTATTTATGGAAAAACTTAAGGGAAAGAATGATCTTGACTTTAATATAGTACTGAACAAATTACATCAACTTAAATTTGTGGACTTCACTAAGACCTACATGGGTGAGTATGTTTCCATCCTGCCACGGGGCCTTGAGCACTGCGAGAAGATCCGAGACGCGTCAAAGAAATGAGGCGCCGAGGGGCCAGAGGCCAAGTGATCGGCATAGCCCCAATGATCAAAGAGGACGCCGGTTAGGGCGAATATCGCGCCTCGTTATATAAAGACGCTCGGAAGCGGGGAGGATTCTCACAATTGAATGCTTGCCTCGGCCGTGCTATTCTTTCTCTAAAGAATGGGGCAACATAGTCTGCCACAGTACTATCTGCGTGGCTTTGCGCCGACGGGGACGAAAGCAATCTGGAGGTATGAGAAGGGGAAGCCCAATCCCCTCTCCCTCCAAATCAAAAGCGCCGCCCAACGGAAGCAACTCTATGGCAAGGTCGAAGCCTACCTCGCTCAGGAAATCGAGGGACCTGCGAACGCCATATTAAAGAAGATCGAGAATCGCGAAGCGATCTCAGACTCCGAGAAACTGGCCTTCAGCAGGTACGTATTCGTATTTTGGAAACGCGTTGAGGCCGCATTCGAGAGATTCAAAGAAAAGAGCCCGAAGGTCGCCCATGACGAGATGCAGAAGCTAGAAGCCTGCCTTCGTGAGCTTGAGAAACAAAATCCCGACAAAGCCGAGCGTTGTGAGGAGATCAGAAAGGACGGGCAGAGGATATATAACGATCTAGCGCAGAACCCAACGAAGCAGATTTGGGGCAAGTCCATCCAATATAGTAATGAGCAGATGCCGGAAGTGATGAGCAAGATGACGTGGGTTTTCTACACTTGCACGTACCCGGACATCTTTATAACCAGTGACAATCCAGTTTTCATTCACGCGATCGGCATAGGCAAGCCACACTCGGACATGTCATTCCCGGTAACGAAAGAGGTAGCCCTTCTGGCTACCTGGAGGAAGGGGAGCAACCTCCGGTATCGTGAAGCGTGTCCCCAGCAGATAAGGGAGTTGAACAGGAGGACGGCGTTCAACGCGTTACGCTTCGCCTTTGCCTCTGGAAATAAGGCATGGATCACTGACTTGCTGAACAAGCCGGAGCACCAAGTCCATTTGTGGGTTCAGCAATTTCCTGACAAAGCACGGTGACCCAATCTCTCGCTGGTGCTCCGAGTCCCCTAATCCTCTTTCAAACGACTTAGGTCTTTCACCCCCCCCCGTAAAATCAGCTAGCCTAAAAACGCGAGAATTGGCCGTCGGTATCACCTCTAGGGGTGATTCGTTGTCCCCCAAAAGGAGTTACCCTCTGAGCCGTGAAAAAGAGATACCAGCGACAGCGGACGCGGGCAGAGCGGTATGCGTTCTGGACGCTGTTCATTTCTATCTTGGCGCTGCTCGTGACATTGATCGGACTTCTGCGTCAGGAGCGCCCCCTGCCGAGCCAGCCGGTGACAGTCATTATCCAACTTCCTCATGATGGGATCTAGCAGACCAAGAGCATCAACTCCCTACCATGACTTTCTTGATGCTCTTGACCTTCTTGATGCTCTTGACCATCTTGAAGGCCTTGCAGGCCTTATAAGAACGTCAAATATAAATTATTGATTAATATATATGATAATCATTTAGGGGTAATGGTGGGCCTGTCTAAATAGTTGATTTATATAGAACATCTTCAAGAGCATCAAGAGCATCAATGAATTATGTTGATGCTCTTGCGGCCTGTCGTGGGAATCCTGGGCCAGCAAGTTTATAACACCTGGGATGTGTGGGCTATAGCAAGAATCGTAGGCCGAGTGGGCCGGTTGCCCAGCGGGCAGGGCTACAAACTCCTGCCCCCCACCACGACAAGCGCACCAGCGCGGGGTCTAAGCTCAAAATGGCCCCTTAGTGATCTATCGGGTGCCCGGTCGGGGGCCTGATCAAGCCCTGAATCCAGGCAATAACTATTGAGCGCCTGTCTCGGAATCTTGCTGAGCGGGGCCTGCTTCTCCTGATGCGATTTAAGGTCTAGTTAAGACAGTCAATAGTCTTTATAGAGTATTGACACTGAGATTTTTGGATTTTATAATTGATGGTGAAGGTGAACAGAATGGATAACACGAGAAGGAAGAATCTGAGGGGCCTCCCCCAGCGCCTTAAGGCGATAGTTGACCGAATCGCCAAAGCCGAGTTCGAGGAAATGGGGCCAACTCCGATCATCACCGGTGCACCGCCCGGCATCACAACCCCTGACTCCGACTATCTTGCGTTCTGGCGCATCGAAGGAGCGATTGAGTTCAACACATTAGGTGGGCGGGAGTGGTTCCTTCAGGCGTCGGATGAGCAATTGGAGCAGATCGTCCGACATGAGCTTCTTCATGGACTCCTCTGGCAACGGGGCGAACCGAACGGGGACACGGATCTCCCGTTCATTATCGAGTGTGCGAAGCGCAACATTCTAGTGAACGAGTCCAGCATATAAGTGCTAAAGCGTAAAGGAATCGAACATGACTAATCCCGAAGGCTGGCAAGGTGATACCGGCCAGCATGTCCGCTACCTGATCGATGATCAAGTCGACGCTTTCTTTAAGGCGGTAGAGGCCAACACGGACCCTGCCCTGCGGGTCCGGGACACGGCCCTTTTCCGCTTGATGTTGTCGTATGGCTTGCGCTGTAAAGAAGCGGAGATCCTCACCATCCCGCACGACGTTGACCTTGCCTCCGATCCGCCGCGACTCTGGGTCACGCGAG
Protein-coding regions in this window:
- a CDS encoding DUF4238 domain-containing protein, with amino-acid sequence MGQHSLPQYYLRGFAPTGTKAIWRYEKGKPNPLSLQIKSAAQRKQLYGKVEAYLAQEIEGPANAILKKIENREAISDSEKLAFSRYVFVFWKRVEAAFERFKEKSPKVAHDEMQKLEACLRELEKQNPDKAERCEEIRKDGQRIYNDLAQNPTKQIWGKSIQYSNEQMPEVMSKMTWVFYTCTYPDIFITSDNPVFIHAIGIGKPHSDMSFPVTKEVALLATWRKGSNLRYREACPQQIRELNRRTAFNALRFAFASGNKAWITDLLNKPEHQVHLWVQQFPDKAR